The genomic DNA GCTCAAGCGCCCCATGCCGGCCGCCGTCTCACCGGCCTCTTTCTGATGATCCTTGATCACTTCCTCGGCCAATCGGCCATGATACGTTTCCAGTGCCGGCTTCGGGTCGAACGCGTCGATTGGAGATGGTCCCCCTTCGGGAAAGATATGGATCACATGCTTCGCTTTCGCAGCGAAGTGCGGCTTGTGCGGCGCGAGCGAATCGAGAGCCAGTGCGGTATCGGCCGCATGGATCATTCCGGCCTCTTGCAACAGCGCGAACAGCCCTAGGGAACCGATCCCCAAACCGGCCCGACGAAGAAAGTCGCGGCGAGAAGAGGAACCGGAACGGCCGCAGAAATCAACTTCCGACATACGTGAAATCTCAACCGCGGAGACTTTCAACCTGAACATTCATATTACCCAAACTCGAAAACGAACTCTATCGCGAGAGTTTCGCAGGCAAGCACATATCTCGATGCGACCTTGCCCACCCGAACGGCGGCAACTTCTCGGTGATCCGACATGTGCGACCTGGCCGACGGCTACCTTGTTTCGTCGCACAACCGATCGGAATATGCTGTCGAATCGGCAAAGCGGCGTTCGTGGCAACAAACGGTTGATGTTTCGCGTCACTCGGAGTCCGTCTTGTGAGTTCGATTCGCACTCTTAACGCGGCGATGCTGAACGCGGTCGTTCTGCTGACGTCGACAATCGCCATCGGTCAGACACCGAACCCTTTGACGGACGAACGGCGCCTGACGCTTCAAGATGAAGCGGATACTCTCGAACTCTCGCTCCGACGACTCCGTCTTCCACCTTCCGACGGCGCGGACGCCGCCATCTTTCAAAAAGGCCTCGCCTGGGCTCTTCGCTATGATCGCGAATTCAGCCCGGCCGATTTGAAGTTGCTGAATCAAGCCACGCTGCGCGGCAAGCAACGGATCGAAGCCCTGGAGCGAGGAGACCGACCCTGGCGAACGAAACGAGGCAAGACGGTCTTAGGCTACGTCTCGTCCGTTGATGGTTCCGTACAGCCCTGCGGGGTCATCGTGCCGAAAAACTATGATCCCGCGGTGCCGATCCGCCTCGATGTGGTTCTTCACGGAAGCACGCGGCCCGTCGGTATGAGCGAACTCCGCTTCATGAGCCGCTTCGACGACGGCGACGACTCGAAGGCCGCCGGCCCCGAGCAACCATTCATCGAACTCCATCCGCTGGGGCGGGTGGAAAATTGCTACCGTTGGTCCGGTGAGACGGATGTCTTTGAAGCGATCGAAGAAGTTTGCCGGCGTTATTCGATCGACCGCGACCGAATCGTCCTGCGCGGGATGTCGATGGGAGCGTCGGGCACTTGGCATCTCGGGCTCAAGCATCCGGATCGTTTCGTCGCCTTGGGGCCTTACTGCGGCTACGTCGATACGCATCGCTTCTCCGAGACGCCGATCTCGAACTTCGTTCGAGTCGGCCCGTTGCCGCCACATCAAGAGCTGGCGCTGCACATGCTCGACTCGGTCGACTACGCCGCGAACGCCGGATTGGTGCCCGTGATTGCCTGCATGGGTGAGAAAGATGTCTTCTTTCAAGCCCACGTGATCATGGAGGAGGCGATGCGGCGGGAAGGATTGAAGATGGTCAACCTGATCTCTCCGGGAACGGGTCATGTCGTCGATCCCGTGACGCACGCCGAACAAATGCGGCGCATCGCCGACTACGCTACCGAAGGAATCGATCGCCGCTCCGCCGCAATTCGGTTCGTGACGTGGACGCTGAAGTACAATCGGTGTCGCTGGCTGACGATCCTCGGGCTCGAACGCCACTACGCACGTGCCGAGTTTTCAGCTGAGTCGCGCGGCGACACGCTCGAAATCGCCGAACCTAAGAACATCACGCGCTTCGCGATCGATGTCGGGCAATTGCCCATGAGGCCGACGAAGATCCGGATCGGTGCTTTGGAGCTTCGGATATCGAAAGACCCTCCGGCGAATAACGCGATTTGTGTTGAACGACACGACAATTCGTGGCGCGTTCAGGACCCGAGGACGAGCCTTTCGCATCGCGGCAAGCGGCCCGGCTTGCAGGGCCCGATCGACGATGCATTTACGAGCCCGTTCTTATGCGTTCGAGGAACCGGCAAGCCCTGGAACCCTCGTGTGCAAGCTTACGCCGATGAATCGTTAAAGCGATTCTCCGCGGAGTGGAATCACTACTTTCGCGGCGACCTGCCTGTGAAAGACGACACTGCGGTCACGGACGAAGATATTCGTACTCGCAACCTGATTCTGTTCGGCGATCCCGGCAGCAATCGCTGGATTACCAAGGCGCTCCCGGAGCTACCGCTTACGTGGAATCGTGAAACGCTTCGTCTCGGTGATCGCTCCTACTCATCGGCCGACCACATCCCTGCGTTGATCACGCCGAATCCGATCGCCGGGGGAGGCGAACATTACCTCGTGCTCAATACGGGCCATTCCTTTCATGATGCGGAGCTTGCGAAGCTAAACTACCTTCTGTTTCCTCGCTGGGGCGATTGGGCGGTCCTCAAAGCGGATCGCGGCGACGTCGGCAGCACCGGCGTCGTCGATCATGTCGAAGCGGCGGGGTTCTTCGATGAGACTTGGAAAACTCCGCTTCCACCGGCCGAATAATCCACACTGAGTTCGTTCGACGAATGTCCACTAAACCTCGTGAGTTCGCCACGCTTTCGATCGATCGGAGACTTGTCGGGATGAATCTATCGCGATCGAACCTCATGTTCCGCTGGGCGACTGCGTGGCTCCTGGCTGCAGTCGGGGCGCATACGTCTGCGGCACCGCCACCCGCGCCCGTCGTGCCCGAGTCCCTTCCGTCGCACATTAAGGCGCTGCAGCCCGGCGTGAAGCTCACTTTGTTGGCCGAGCATCCCTCGTTGGTCACTCCGACCGGCATCGACGTCGACGCCGCAGGAAACATTTGGCTCGTGGCTTGCCACACTCACTTTCGTCCGGCGGGTTATGTCGGACCGGAGCACGACGAGATCTTGATCTTCGATCGCAACGGCGAGCATCCCCGAGTCTTCTACGATAAGACCGACGCCACGATGCAGTTGAAACTCGGACCCGACGGTTGGATCTACTTAGCTGAGCGAGATCGAATTCTTCGGATCAAAGACACCGACGCCGACGGCAAAGCCGATCGCGAAGAAGATCTAGCCAAGCTCGACACCGAGGCCGATTATCCGCACAACGGCCTCTCCGGCATGGCGTGGCATCCGAGCGGCGACCTGATTTATTCGCTCGGCGAAAACTTCGGCAAGACTTGGACGCTCACCGCGCGAGACGGCACGAAGCTAACGGGAAGCGGTGAAGGAGGCGTCTTTCGTTGCACGCCCGATGGAACGAAACTACGTCGCATCGCGCGCGGCTTTTGGAATCCGTTCGGATTGCTCGCTCGCTCCGACGGTGAAATGTTCGCTGCGGAGAACGATCCGGGAAGCCGACCTCCGTGCCGACTTCTAAACATCATTGAAGGGGCCGACTATGGTTATCAAAAGGCGTACGGGGATCAACCGATTCACCCGTTCGTCGCCTGGAACGGCGAGTTGCGCGGAACGTTAGGCATGGTCCACTCGTCCGGCGAGGGACCATGTGCGGTCGTCGAACTCGGCGGCGGCGTGATGATCCCGTCGTGGAGCAATCACTGCATCGACTACTACCCGTTAACTCGTCGCGGAGCGGGTTTCACTGCCGAACGGATCGAACTCGTTCGCGGCGGCGAGTTCTTTCGACCGGTCTGTATGACTTCCGGACACGACGATACCTTCTATCTGACCGACTGGGTCTTCAGCGCCTATGCGATCCACAAACGGGGTCGGCTCTGGAAACTGGAGATCGATCGCACTGCGGCGCCGTGGATCAAACCCTCCGCAGAGCCGGTGAACGACGACGCTCGCCTGGCGAAAGGTCTCCGAGAAGGGAACGAAAAGCTACCGCAAGCCCGGCTCTTCGAGCTGGCGCGCAGCGCGGATTCCTATCTGAGCGACGCGGCGCTGTCGGCCCTGGCCCGCGAAAGCAATTCGTGGACGGCCGAAACGATTCGCTCGTTGCCGGCCCGAGACCGAGTCTGGGCGCTCGTCGCTTTGCGGCGCGTCGACCTGAACGACCCGCGCTGGGTCGAACTCTTGCTCCACGACGCGGATCCGGAAGTACGTTTCGAATGCTTGCGCTGGATTTCGGACGCGACGCTGGTTCGCTTCAAGCCGGATGTCGAACGAATGCTGTCGCAGCCGGATCTCGACTTTCGGCTGTTCGAGGCGGTGCTGGCGACATGGAACACGCTACGAGGTCGGCCGGCGGCGGGTGTAACCGAACCGGATGTCCTCTTCGAACGCATAACGAGCCCCGCGACGCCGACTCGACTCAAGGGCTTCGCGATGCGACTGATGCCGTTCTCGCATAAGCAGCTCACGACGACGCTGCTCCGCGAATTGTTGGCGCAGAATGACCCGCTGTTGTCGCTCGAAGTCGTCCGCACGTTAGTCGGACGCGGCGACGATGAATCTCGCAACGTGCTGGCCGGGATCGTAGGCGATGAATCTCGCTCGCTCAACCTGCGAACCGAAGCCGTCGTCGGTTTGGCCTCTTCGAATCGAGCCGAGCATCGAGAGCTGCTCGTCAAATTGGCCGGCGGCGAGAATGCCGCCCTGCGCGATGAGTCGCTGCGCGCGCTTCGCGGCTCGGAATTAAGCCCTGCCGAACGGCAAGCGGTCACCGGCGTCGAGGCTCGTTATCCGGAATCCAAACAGTCGGTTCGAGCGCTGCTCGATCCCGGTTCGCCGGCGATCGGTAGACCGCAGCCGGAGGATACCGCCGCCTGGTTGGACCGGCTCGATAAAGTCCCCGGCAAGCCAGATCCTGATGCCGGACGACGGGTGTTTTTCAGCTCCCGGGTCGCACTTTGTGCTAATTGCCATCGCCATAGCGGCCGAGGAAACGTCGTCGGCCCCAATCTCAGCCTTGTGAATCGGCAAGGAGATCGGCGCGCAACCTTACGCTCAATTCTGGAGCCGAGCCGCGACATTGCGCCGCAGTATATTCACACGACCTTAGAGCTTGCGGATGGAACGACGTTCAACGGGATTCTGCTGCGCTCTTCCGGCGTCGAGGTCTATCGCGACGCGATGGGAAAAGAACGCACCTTTAAGAAAGAGGAGATCGAAGACTCCAAGCAGTCAAAAACGTCGTTGATGCCGAGCGGCCTCTTGAACGCGCTCACCGACGTCGAGATTCGCGACTTGCTGGCCTTCTTGATGGAGCCAAACTGAGTCGACTGGTCGGGCTTCGCAAGACGCCGGTCCGACGGTTGTTAGCGGCGAGTCGACTCAAGGTGCAGCTGCCACTTCAGCCAGGCGTGCAACGTCGACGCGAGACGCGCATAGCCGGCCGCATTCGGATGGACGCCGTTGATCTCAGGGTAACCGTCGACGACGTCGAGATCGAGTTCCGTGGGGACGACGAAAATCCGTTCGGCCTCGCGACCGCCGAAATGCTTGAGTTGACGCTCGACAAGCCGAGTCTGAATGCGCAGCCAGCCGGAGCGCGGGTACTTGTCCTTATAGTTGGCCTTAAACGCTTCGTCCCGTGCATTCGGCGGTGGTGTCAGACAGACAGCCAACTTCGCTTCCGGCGCCGCGGCATGAAACGCGGCCAACAGTCGATCGGCTTGCGCGAAGACTTCCTCGATATGACGATCCAGCGCCGGCGCGTCGTCGGCCGGCGCCGCAAAGCAATCGTTGATGCCGAGCAAAAACGTCACCACGTCGGGCCGACGTCCGCCGCAAGAGTCGTTGAAGTAACGCGGAACATCGAGCCCCGGCTTGCCGTCCGGCCCGACGAACACGAACGGGCTGCTCCGAATGCGCTTCGCCGGATCGGGCTTCGGCGCGTAGTGGCTGACGAACGTCCGCCATTGCCAGCCCCCGTAACCTTCGTGCGCAACTCCGGCGACGGCCGACGGCGGACGATGAGTTCCGAGCATCGTCCACTTCGGGTTGCCCGGTAAGCTCAGGAGTCGCGCCCATTCGTTGGGATAAAGGG from Planctomycetia bacterium includes the following:
- a CDS encoding DUF1501 domain-containing protein translates to MSEVDFCGRSGSSSRRDFLRRAGLGIGSLGLFALLQEAGMIHAADTALALDSLAPHKPHFAAKAKHVIHIFPEGGPSPIDAFDPKPALETYHGRLAEEVIKDHQKEAGETAAGMGRLSGKLQRSAFKFAKARP
- a CDS encoding prolyl oligopeptidase family serine peptidase — protein: MLNAVVLLTSTIAIGQTPNPLTDERRLTLQDEADTLELSLRRLRLPPSDGADAAIFQKGLAWALRYDREFSPADLKLLNQATLRGKQRIEALERGDRPWRTKRGKTVLGYVSSVDGSVQPCGVIVPKNYDPAVPIRLDVVLHGSTRPVGMSELRFMSRFDDGDDSKAAGPEQPFIELHPLGRVENCYRWSGETDVFEAIEEVCRRYSIDRDRIVLRGMSMGASGTWHLGLKHPDRFVALGPYCGYVDTHRFSETPISNFVRVGPLPPHQELALHMLDSVDYAANAGLVPVIACMGEKDVFFQAHVIMEEAMRREGLKMVNLISPGTGHVVDPVTHAEQMRRIADYATEGIDRRSAAIRFVTWTLKYNRCRWLTILGLERHYARAEFSAESRGDTLEIAEPKNITRFAIDVGQLPMRPTKIRIGALELRISKDPPANNAICVERHDNSWRVQDPRTSLSHRGKRPGLQGPIDDAFTSPFLCVRGTGKPWNPRVQAYADESLKRFSAEWNHYFRGDLPVKDDTAVTDEDIRTRNLILFGDPGSNRWITKALPELPLTWNRETLRLGDRSYSSADHIPALITPNPIAGGGEHYLVLNTGHSFHDAELAKLNYLLFPRWGDWAVLKADRGDVGSTGVVDHVEAAGFFDETWKTPLPPAE
- a CDS encoding c-type cytochrome encodes the protein MNLSRSNLMFRWATAWLLAAVGAHTSAAPPPAPVVPESLPSHIKALQPGVKLTLLAEHPSLVTPTGIDVDAAGNIWLVACHTHFRPAGYVGPEHDEILIFDRNGEHPRVFYDKTDATMQLKLGPDGWIYLAERDRILRIKDTDADGKADREEDLAKLDTEADYPHNGLSGMAWHPSGDLIYSLGENFGKTWTLTARDGTKLTGSGEGGVFRCTPDGTKLRRIARGFWNPFGLLARSDGEMFAAENDPGSRPPCRLLNIIEGADYGYQKAYGDQPIHPFVAWNGELRGTLGMVHSSGEGPCAVVELGGGVMIPSWSNHCIDYYPLTRRGAGFTAERIELVRGGEFFRPVCMTSGHDDTFYLTDWVFSAYAIHKRGRLWKLEIDRTAAPWIKPSAEPVNDDARLAKGLREGNEKLPQARLFELARSADSYLSDAALSALARESNSWTAETIRSLPARDRVWALVALRRVDLNDPRWVELLLHDADPEVRFECLRWISDATLVRFKPDVERMLSQPDLDFRLFEAVLATWNTLRGRPAAGVTEPDVLFERITSPATPTRLKGFAMRLMPFSHKQLTTTLLRELLAQNDPLLSLEVVRTLVGRGDDESRNVLAGIVGDESRSLNLRTEAVVGLASSNRAEHRELLVKLAGGENAALRDESLRALRGSELSPAERQAVTGVEARYPESKQSVRALLDPGSPAIGRPQPEDTAAWLDRLDKVPGKPDPDAGRRVFFSSRVALCANCHRHSGRGNVVGPNLSLVNRQGDRRATLRSILEPSRDIAPQYIHTTLELADGTTFNGILLRSSGVEVYRDAMGKERTFKKEEIEDSKQSKTSLMPSGLLNALTDVEIRDLLAFLMEPN
- a CDS encoding SGNH/GDSL hydrolase family protein is translated as MNILIRRRVLLCLFAIAEGFGALPLVGSSAETPPTPLTNEKDRGSAGADLSLRLTLPLQCFAVVGQQFRIDFGNLLPANAPHDLRFSVDLAGAAGDIEKQENVEPTSPKRLSLTPRSTSVGRYRLKVSARSADGKLLDEATTELCIAPADAGAGRGLTLLIVGDSLTHATLYPNEWARLLSLPGNPKWTMLGTHRPPSAVAGVAHEGYGGWQWRTFVSHYAPKPDPAKRIRSSPFVFVGPDGKPGLDVPRYFNDSCGGRRPDVVTFLLGINDCFAAPADDAPALDRHIEEVFAQADRLLAAFHAAAPEAKLAVCLTPPPNARDEAFKANYKDKYPRSGWLRIQTRLVERQLKHFGGREAERIFVVPTELDLDVVDGYPEINGVHPNAAGYARLASTLHAWLKWQLHLESTRR